The following proteins come from a genomic window of Gadus morhua chromosome 11, gadMor3.0, whole genome shotgun sequence:
- the uqcc3 gene encoding ubiquinol-cytochrome-c reductase complex assembly factor 3, whose product MSALRKVVSYAWCALAVGGGLGLWYIVVPSEERKKEMVKNLPEANPLRAEETRRRNALMMQVLKEAAETDANLARGIGR is encoded by the exons ATGAGCGCGCTTCGCAAGGTGGTGAGCTACGCGTGGTGCGCGCTGGCAGTGGGCGGCGGGCTGGGTCTGTGGTACATCGTGGTACCGTCCGAGGAGCGCAAGAAGGAGATGGTGAAG AACCTCCCGGAGGCGAACCCGCTGCGGGCGGAGGAGACGCGCCGGCGGAACGCGCTGATGATGCAGGTCCTGAAGGAGGCCGCCGAGACCGACGCCAACCTGGCCCGGGGCATCGGGAGGTGA
- the sub1b gene encoding SUB1 regulator of transcription b encodes MPKSKEILSSTSASDSDSEVETKAKRKKPSAPEKAAKKPKGGEPSRAGGSAKSGGGGGGVGGGGGVEDGMFQIGKMRYVSVRDFKGKTLVDIREYWMNPDGEMKPGKKGISLNAEQWSQLKEQISDIDEAVKKL; translated from the exons ATGCCGAAATCAAAGGAAATCCTGTCGTCCACGTCGGCCAGCGACTCAGACAGCGAGGTAGAGACCAAG GCGAAGCGGAAGAAGCCGAGCGCTCCGGAGAAAGCGGCCAAGAAGCCGAAGGGCGGAGAGCCGTCGAGAGCGGGCGGCTCGGCcaagagcggcggcggcggcggcggcgttggcggcggtggcggcgtaGAGGACGGCATGTTCCAG ATCGGGAAGATGCGGTACGTGAGTGTCAGGGACTTCAAGGGCAAAACGCTGGTGGACATCAGGGAGTACTGGATGAACCCGGACGGAGAGATGAAGCCCGGGAAGAAAG ggaTCTCGCTGAACGCCGAGCAGTGGAGCCAGCTCAAGGAGCAGATCAGTGACATCGACGAGGCGGTGAAGAAGCTGTAG